A section of the Nitrospirota bacterium genome encodes:
- a CDS encoding response regulator: MRPDAIRILMADDDPFVRDMVGFILESSDYTVETAENGREALEKYKAGSGFHVIISDMNMPEMDGRALIREVRSIDPDIPIILLTGTDDAASAKSGADECIVKDENIQDAITASVDAVLRRKGLVS, encoded by the coding sequence ATGCGGCCCGATGCAATAAGAATTCTTATGGCGGATGACGATCCCTTCGTAAGGGATATGGTAGGGTTTATTCTCGAGTCGAGCGACTACACGGTCGAGACGGCGGAGAACGGCCGTGAGGCGCTGGAAAAGTACAAGGCAGGGTCCGGCTTCCATGTCATCATATCGGACATGAACATGCCGGAGATGGACGGTCGTGCGCTGATACGGGAGGTCAGGAGTATCGATCCGGACATCCCTATTATCCTCCTGACCGGCACCGATGATGCCGCCTCTGCAAAGAGCGGCGCGGATGAGTGCATCGTCAAGGATGAAAACATCCAGGATGCCATCACCGCTTCGGTCGATGCGGTCCTCAGGAGAAAGGGGCTGGTGAGCTGA
- a CDS encoding hybrid sensor histidine kinase/response regulator, with the protein MAFDMKRFIARFVDEAREHIGRLNDGLIALERSPDDAEVLNAIFRSAHTIKGSSRMLKLAAITDTAHKLEDALGALRDKRIAHSRELADLLFMGVDAIADMVEKISAGQEIAAESSGLCEALARVAEGGSAAAGEGQPSPPAPGAAPGAEAEETRGAAAVMPGSAGQPPAPGEARARTSETVRINAEKLDDLIKLMGEMVSNQNRLKQRMQDIREAERSAKSHLELIRKLRYLDSSAVPDTVADSAQALHMQIRQLAVTMRDDNNVQNLLIGELQERALIMRMVPLSMVFDSFQRMVRDIARSLAKEADLVIEGGDIELDKKMMEKIGDPLVHMLRNAVDHGIERPEDRVRTGKPARGVVKVSACYDAGSVIIEIGDDGSGIPLDKIKEKALKKKLFTDEELNAMDEASLIDLVFQPGFSTSSIVTDVSGRGVGMDVVKRNIVEDLKGSIAVRTSAGAGTTFSIRLPLSLAIMPILLVTAAGTTVAVATHYVREIIRIPREEFMSIVDRTAVRLRNEFIPVADLASLLRLPTQADAPPPAAGKEPLIIVIQAGSEHLGLLVDALIDEEDMVIKSLPSHMRTTKLVSGVTISGRNDIINILHIPAIFAAAKEARGPKSGAVQDSAGQREVTILVVDDSVNTREIERSILESYGYRVTLAEDGLDALEKAKGHPFDAVITDVEMPRLDGFSLTELLRKEEAYRHTPIVIVTSLEKEEDKKRGVRVGADAYIVKGSFDQTNLLETVQNLLG; encoded by the coding sequence ATGGCATTTGACATGAAGAGGTTCATCGCCCGCTTCGTCGATGAGGCCCGCGAGCATATCGGCAGGCTTAACGACGGGCTGATAGCGCTCGAAAGGAGCCCGGACGATGCGGAGGTGCTCAACGCGATATTCCGTTCCGCGCACACGATAAAGGGCTCATCCAGGATGCTGAAGCTTGCAGCCATTACCGACACGGCCCACAAGCTCGAGGATGCGCTCGGCGCGCTGAGGGACAAGAGGATCGCCCACTCCAGAGAGCTCGCCGACCTGCTCTTCATGGGAGTAGACGCCATTGCGGACATGGTGGAAAAGATATCCGCCGGACAGGAGATCGCTGCCGAGAGCAGCGGCCTCTGCGAGGCGCTCGCAAGGGTGGCCGAGGGCGGCAGCGCAGCAGCCGGAGAAGGGCAGCCATCCCCTCCCGCTCCCGGAGCAGCGCCGGGAGCCGAGGCAGAGGAGACCCGTGGCGCGGCCGCCGTCATGCCGGGCAGTGCCGGGCAACCGCCTGCTCCGGGAGAAGCGCGCGCCAGGACCTCCGAAACGGTCCGCATCAACGCCGAAAAGCTGGACGACCTCATAAAGCTCATGGGCGAGATGGTCTCGAACCAGAACAGGCTGAAGCAGCGCATGCAGGACATCAGGGAGGCCGAGCGGAGCGCCAAGTCGCACCTGGAGCTCATCAGGAAGCTGAGATACCTGGACAGCAGTGCCGTCCCCGATACGGTCGCGGATTCAGCGCAGGCCCTCCACATGCAGATACGGCAGCTCGCCGTCACGATGAGGGACGACAACAACGTCCAGAATCTCCTTATCGGAGAGCTCCAGGAAAGAGCACTGATCATGCGCATGGTCCCCCTTTCGATGGTGTTCGACTCGTTCCAGCGCATGGTCCGCGATATCGCGCGCTCGCTGGCAAAGGAAGCGGACCTGGTGATAGAGGGGGGAGACATCGAGCTCGACAAGAAGATGATGGAGAAGATCGGGGACCCTCTCGTGCATATGCTCCGCAATGCCGTTGACCACGGGATAGAGAGGCCGGAGGACCGGGTCAGGACGGGAAAGCCGGCGCGTGGTGTTGTAAAGGTCTCGGCCTGCTACGATGCAGGCAGCGTGATCATCGAGATCGGCGACGACGGAAGCGGCATTCCCCTCGACAAGATAAAGGAAAAAGCGCTCAAGAAGAAGCTGTTCACCGATGAGGAGCTGAACGCCATGGATGAGGCGTCGCTTATAGACCTGGTTTTTCAGCCGGGGTTCAGCACGAGCTCGATCGTCACCGATGTCTCGGGTCGCGGGGTCGGCATGGATGTGGTCAAGAGGAATATCGTCGAGGACCTCAAGGGCTCCATAGCCGTCAGGACATCGGCCGGCGCCGGTACGACCTTCTCGATCAGGCTCCCGCTCAGTCTTGCGATCATGCCCATACTCCTGGTGACGGCAGCGGGAACGACCGTCGCCGTGGCGACCCACTATGTCAGGGAAATCATCCGCATCCCGCGGGAGGAGTTCATGAGCATAGTGGACAGGACCGCCGTCAGACTTCGCAACGAGTTCATCCCCGTAGCAGACCTGGCCTCGCTGCTCAGGCTTCCAACGCAGGCAGACGCCCCGCCTCCTGCTGCGGGAAAGGAGCCGCTCATTATCGTCATCCAGGCCGGCTCCGAGCACCTGGGGCTCCTCGTCGACGCGCTCATCGACGAGGAGGACATGGTGATCAAATCGCTGCCCTCCCACATGAGAACCACCAAGCTGGTCTCCGGCGTCACCATCTCGGGAAGGAACGACATCATCAATATCCTGCATATACCCGCGATCTTCGCCGCCGCAAAAGAGGCGCGGGGGCCGAAGAGCGGCGCGGTGCAGGACAGCGCCGGGCAGCGCGAGGTTACCATCCTGGTGGTCGACGACTCGGTCAATACGCGCGAGATCGAACGGAGCATCCTCGAGTCTTACGGGTACCGGGTCACCCTGGCCGAGGACGGGCTGGACGCCCTCGAGAAGGCAAAGGGACACCCCTTCGATGCGGTCATCACCGATGTCGAGATGCCGCGGCTCGACGGTTTTTCGCTGACGGAGCTCCTGAGAAAGGAAGAGGCGTACCGGCACACCCCTATTGTCATCGTTACGTCGCTGGAAAAGGAGGAGGACAAGAAGAGAGGGGTGCGGGTGGGGGCTGATGCCTACATCGTCAAGGGCTCTTTCGACCAGACGAACCTGCTCGAAACCGTTCAAAATCTGCTCGGATAA
- a CDS encoding methyl-accepting chemotaxis protein gives MKAPLRNWLKLDTSLRRLWLFFMILPLSIVYLLLGALSISGIYLDSEKRVQNYRHMLLAERKERVRSITTLVARSIERLPHQQAIETVSKLKQGANDSFWIYDGANTIVYHTDHRLMRMNIRDLSDAAGIDYLREIPKITGSNGEGFLVSAAREADGSTHPKVVYAKALGKWKWVAVADAGVGDIEQAVAKERAQIYKDIASLIARTVVISLIAVAIIFRVMRRYADRFLTEPVNTFVTTLRSAQNDLTVRIPVKEKNEFGEIANLFNSYMENLLSAMKKVSNSALDINSHANEISGAVQQQAAVLTQQSAAVTEITSTMEELSASSSQIAEHSKSVVEIANKTCDDLKTGAKSVEAVITKMTEISDDNEKSIQEIHDLGKKSKEITKIMEIINTIADQTKLIAFNAALEASSAGEAGKRFAVVAVEIRRLADSVMESTGEIESKISEIQEAINRLIITSEKGTKGIRGGIEYSSHTTELLLEIVEAANQTTDAAKQISLSTQQQKTASSQVLGALREIVTGSNQSTDSVNQISFITKEMAVLSNNLKEAVEKFKLQQHREPGNHGRE, from the coding sequence ATGAAGGCACCTTTAAGGAATTGGTTGAAACTCGACACATCGCTGAGGCGGTTATGGCTGTTCTTCATGATCCTGCCGCTGTCCATCGTATACCTCCTTCTGGGAGCGCTCTCCATCTCGGGAATCTACCTCGATAGCGAAAAGCGCGTGCAGAATTACCGCCACATGCTCCTCGCCGAGCGGAAAGAGCGGGTCAGGAGCATCACCACTCTCGTCGCGCGGTCTATAGAGCGCCTGCCGCACCAGCAGGCCATCGAGACCGTGAGCAAGCTGAAGCAGGGCGCAAACGACTCGTTCTGGATATACGACGGCGCCAACACCATCGTGTATCACACGGATCACCGCCTGATGCGAATGAATATCAGAGACCTGAGCGATGCCGCCGGCATCGATTACCTCCGGGAGATCCCGAAGATCACCGGAAGCAACGGTGAAGGATTTCTCGTCTCCGCCGCCAGAGAGGCGGACGGCAGCACGCACCCCAAAGTCGTCTATGCGAAGGCACTCGGGAAGTGGAAGTGGGTGGCGGTCGCCGATGCGGGGGTAGGCGATATTGAACAGGCAGTCGCCAAAGAACGCGCACAGATATATAAGGACATAGCATCCCTCATCGCCAGAACCGTTGTCATCTCCTTGATAGCCGTCGCGATCATCTTCCGGGTCATGAGGCGTTATGCGGACCGCTTCCTGACCGAGCCGGTGAACACCTTCGTCACGACGCTCAGAAGCGCGCAGAACGACCTTACGGTCAGGATCCCGGTAAAAGAGAAGAACGAGTTCGGCGAGATCGCCAACCTGTTCAACTCGTATATGGAGAACCTGCTCTCCGCCATGAAAAAGGTCTCGAACTCCGCCCTCGACATCAATTCACACGCAAACGAGATCTCCGGGGCGGTGCAGCAGCAGGCCGCCGTACTGACCCAGCAGTCCGCCGCGGTAACCGAGATCACCTCCACGATGGAAGAGCTCTCGGCCTCCTCGTCGCAGATCGCCGAGCACTCGAAGTCCGTGGTCGAGATTGCCAACAAGACCTGCGACGATCTCAAGACCGGCGCAAAGTCCGTTGAAGCGGTCATCACGAAGATGACCGAAATCAGCGACGATAATGAAAAGAGCATCCAGGAGATCCACGATCTCGGAAAGAAGTCGAAGGAAATCACCAAGATCATGGAGATCATCAATACCATTGCGGACCAGACAAAGCTCATCGCCTTCAATGCCGCGCTGGAGGCCTCCAGCGCAGGAGAGGCAGGCAAACGGTTCGCCGTCGTCGCCGTGGAGATACGGAGGCTCGCCGACAGCGTTATGGAGTCCACAGGGGAGATCGAGTCCAAGATCAGCGAGATACAGGAGGCGATCAACCGGCTCATCATCACTTCGGAAAAAGGCACCAAGGGGATCAGGGGCGGCATCGAGTATTCAAGCCACACGACGGAGCTCCTTTTAGAAATTGTCGAGGCCGCCAACCAGACGACCGATGCAGCGAAACAGATATCCCTCTCGACCCAGCAGCAGAAGACCGCCAGCAGCCAGGTCCTCGGCGCCCTCCGGGAAATCGTGACAGGGTCAAACCAGAGTACCGACTCCGTCAACCAGATCAGCTTCATTACAAAAGAGATGGCGGTCCTGTCCAATAACCTGAAGGAAGCGGTCGAGAAGTTCAAGCTTCAGCAACACCGGGAACCCGGTAATCACGGAAGGGAGTGA
- a CDS encoding EamA family transporter, whose protein sequence is MKHAPLSSRLGYLSVVLAAMLWAASGSAAKFLFQNGISPFELVQLRTTIAASVLVAWGLLGRRPLLRPLLGSGGHDRIYFLALGAALAVAQFTYLFAISRIQVAAAILLQYQAPVLIALYSVLFTRAKITVITAGALIGAVLGCALMAGVWNFDLVGMNRAGIMSGLASAAAFALYSLRSEYGMRTYAPWPVVTSALLVAAVIWNIAYPPFSAFSAIAAGIHRHDGMVWIAVGFVGIFGTVLPFGLYNEGIKRIHATHASITATLEPVMAGIIAYFLLGELMEGVQAAGALIVIASIVLLQLGQQRA, encoded by the coding sequence ATGAAACACGCTCCTCTTTCCTCCCGGCTCGGGTATCTCTCTGTCGTCCTCGCCGCGATGCTCTGGGCGGCATCGGGCTCGGCAGCGAAATTCCTCTTTCAGAACGGGATATCCCCTTTTGAGCTCGTACAGCTCAGGACCACGATTGCCGCCTCCGTCTTGGTCGCCTGGGGGCTGCTCGGAAGACGTCCGCTCCTCCGGCCCCTGCTCGGCAGCGGAGGCCATGACCGCATCTATTTTCTCGCCCTCGGCGCGGCCCTTGCCGTAGCGCAGTTCACCTATCTTTTTGCGATCAGCAGGATACAGGTGGCAGCGGCGATTCTTCTGCAGTATCAGGCGCCGGTGCTGATCGCCTTGTACTCCGTGCTTTTTACGCGCGCGAAGATCACCGTGATCACCGCCGGTGCGCTCATCGGTGCGGTGCTGGGCTGCGCGCTCATGGCGGGGGTCTGGAATTTCGATCTGGTGGGCATGAACAGGGCGGGGATCATGTCAGGACTGGCTTCGGCTGCCGCCTTCGCTCTTTACTCTCTCAGGAGCGAGTACGGTATGCGTACCTATGCGCCCTGGCCGGTCGTTACCTCTGCGCTGCTCGTCGCAGCCGTCATCTGGAACATCGCCTATCCGCCCTTCTCGGCCTTCTCGGCCATCGCTGCGGGTATCCACCGGCACGACGGCATGGTATGGATAGCCGTTGGGTTTGTCGGCATCTTCGGCACGGTCCTTCCCTTCGGGCTGTATAACGAGGGGATCAAGCGGATACACGCCACGCACGCGAGCATCACCGCGACACTCGAGCCGGTGATGGCCGGGATTATCGCTTACTTCCTCCTCGGCGAGCTCATGGAGGGGGTGCAGGCGGCGGGCGCCCTTATCGTCATAGCCTCGATCGTTCTTCTTCAGCTCGGACAGCAGCGGGCATAG
- the cheB gene encoding chemotaxis-specific protein-glutamate methyltransferase CheB, giving the protein MEPIRVLIADDSALARELIISILSMDKQLRVVGEARDGKEAVEKTRDLKPDIITMDIEMPVMTGIEAIEHIMAENAVPILVVTSRSDAHTAYTAVSKGALDLVPKPEVSLDCAHEFTRKVKLVSQIKVITHMRRHILREHAVAPVSPQAVPAHSNKIIAIASSTGGPHALSGILSRLPETFPCPVVIAQHIPDGFVKGLADWLGKSLKLRLKVAEQGEPLSPGRIYLAPSESHMEVAGGRISFVERRPDDIYHPSCDILLSSVAREYGGRGIGIILTGMGSDGAMGMKKIKEAGGVTIAQDEETSVVFGMNKVAIDSGGADRVLALERIGPELIRLASA; this is encoded by the coding sequence ATGGAACCTATTCGGGTACTCATAGCCGACGACAGCGCCCTTGCCAGAGAGCTGATCATCTCGATCCTCTCCATGGATAAGCAGCTCCGGGTCGTCGGAGAGGCGCGGGACGGCAAGGAGGCTGTCGAGAAGACGCGCGACCTGAAGCCTGATATCATAACCATGGACATCGAGATGCCGGTCATGACCGGGATCGAGGCCATCGAGCATATCATGGCGGAGAACGCAGTCCCCATCCTCGTCGTAACGTCCCGCAGCGACGCCCATACGGCGTACACCGCGGTCTCGAAAGGAGCGCTGGACCTCGTCCCCAAGCCTGAGGTAAGCCTCGATTGCGCCCACGAGTTCACCCGCAAGGTGAAGCTCGTCTCACAGATCAAGGTGATCACCCATATGAGGAGGCATATCCTCCGGGAGCATGCCGTCGCGCCGGTCAGTCCGCAGGCGGTGCCTGCGCACTCCAACAAGATTATCGCCATCGCGTCCTCGACAGGAGGCCCGCACGCGCTTTCGGGCATCCTGTCCCGTCTTCCGGAGACGTTTCCCTGTCCCGTCGTCATAGCACAGCATATCCCCGACGGGTTCGTCAAAGGCCTTGCAGACTGGCTCGGCAAGAGCCTGAAGCTGCGCCTGAAGGTGGCGGAGCAGGGGGAGCCGCTGTCCCCCGGGCGCATCTATCTCGCTCCTTCGGAGAGCCACATGGAGGTTGCCGGCGGCAGGATATCCTTTGTCGAGCGCCGTCCGGACGACATCTACCATCCTTCATGTGACATTCTTCTGTCCTCCGTGGCGCGTGAGTACGGCGGCAGAGGCATCGGCATCATATTGACCGGCATGGGAAGCGACGGGGCGATGGGGATGAAGAAGATAAAAGAGGCCGGGGGAGTAACCATCGCCCAGGATGAAGAGACCTCGGTGGTGTTCGGCATGAACAAGGTCGCTATCGACAGCGGCGGCGCCGACAGGGTGCTCGCCCTCGAGCGCATAGGGCCCGAGCTGATCAGGCTCGCCAGCGCCTGA
- a CDS encoding CheR family methyltransferase, whose protein sequence is MDFSDFKSVIKNRCGLTFDGARAATLESAVLARMSARGLTSPADYLDCLSFDEDEFSSLVERVTVNETYFYREPEHLRLLTTRLVPGLLASRTPGERIRILSAGCSTGEEPYSIVIELMEAYGGSTKKLFSVTGADIDSGTIRTAKLACYNSHSFRQFPEGLKRKYFDPAGPGLFRLKSAVCGQVEFLLLNLLSPAYPDSLKNLDVIFYRNVSIYFEPKVQKEIFSKLADLLNDNGYLIVSSTETLSHNIGVMSLIEIDSLFLYQKRVYVDIGDRRKGPDRRPGSGAEATASLSAAPAMRSQTGYRPGPPAARPSEAALAPERRDPRLLFDEALALARAKSYRDAVNCIDTLIAQEPSFIKAYALKASVLINLKELDTAEEICLTCIALDQWCLEAFLLLGMIAKIRGSEEEALKRFKEALYIQSSCWLAHFYIADIYRQQGETERAYREYEIVVRLLGKGAIEDHGLTFFPLSFPVGQIMHSCKHNLAELRKRLR, encoded by the coding sequence ATGGATTTTTCGGACTTTAAAAGCGTCATAAAGAACCGCTGCGGGCTCACGTTTGACGGCGCGAGGGCGGCTACGCTGGAGAGCGCGGTCCTGGCGAGGATGTCGGCACGGGGCTTGACCTCTCCCGCGGACTATCTCGATTGCCTCTCGTTCGACGAGGACGAGTTCAGCAGTCTCGTCGAGCGGGTCACCGTAAACGAGACCTATTTCTACAGGGAGCCGGAACATCTCCGGCTGCTCACCACGCGGCTTGTCCCCGGCCTGCTCGCATCAAGGACGCCGGGGGAGAGGATCAGGATACTGAGCGCCGGATGCTCAACCGGTGAGGAGCCGTACTCGATCGTTATAGAGCTCATGGAAGCATACGGCGGAAGCACGAAAAAGCTCTTCTCCGTGACCGGGGCCGATATCGACAGCGGCACCATAAGAACGGCGAAGCTCGCGTGCTACAACAGCCACTCGTTCAGGCAGTTTCCCGAGGGCCTCAAACGCAAATATTTCGACCCGGCGGGTCCGGGCCTCTTCAGACTGAAGAGCGCGGTGTGCGGTCAGGTCGAGTTCCTGCTGCTGAACCTCCTGAGCCCGGCATATCCGGATTCGCTGAAAAATCTCGATGTGATCTTCTACCGCAACGTCTCCATATACTTCGAACCGAAGGTCCAGAAGGAGATCTTTTCGAAGCTGGCTGATCTGCTGAATGACAACGGGTACCTCATCGTCAGCTCGACAGAGACCTTGTCCCACAATATAGGGGTCATGTCCCTGATCGAGATTGACAGCCTCTTTCTCTACCAGAAGCGGGTTTATGTGGATATCGGCGATCGGCGGAAGGGACCGGACCGCAGGCCGGGATCAGGCGCCGAAGCGACCGCGAGCCTCTCCGCCGCGCCGGCGATGCGCTCTCAAACGGGATACCGGCCCGGACCGCCTGCCGCAAGACCTTCTGAAGCAGCGCTGGCTCCCGAGAGGAGGGACCCCCGGCTCCTCTTTGATGAGGCCCTGGCGCTCGCCAGGGCGAAAAGCTACCGCGACGCCGTGAACTGCATCGATACCCTCATTGCGCAGGAGCCGTCGTTCATCAAGGCGTACGCGTTGAAGGCGAGCGTGCTGATCAACCTCAAAGAGCTCGACACGGCCGAGGAGATATGCCTGACCTGCATCGCGCTGGACCAGTGGTGCCTCGAAGCATTCCTCCTCCTGGGAATGATCGCCAAGATTCGCGGCAGCGAGGAAGAGGCCCTGAAACGGTTCAAAGAGGCACTGTACATCCAGTCCTCGTGCTGGCTCGCCCATTTTTATATCGCCGACATCTATCGCCAGCAGGGGGAAACAGAGCGGGCATATCGCGAATACGAGATCGTTGTCAGGCTGCTGGGCAAGGGCGCTATCGAAGACCACGGCCTCACGTTCTTTCCACTCTCGTTTCCGGTAGGGCAGATTATGCACTCCTGCAAACACAACCTTGCGGAACTGCGGAAAAGGCTGAGATGA
- a CDS encoding class I SAM-dependent methyltransferase, whose translation MDELSKEYVISFFDKNLMLHGDRPEAVRWSSAGQVMHYRAMLDIGDINGKRVLDYGCGKGDFYQFLKEQGLQVEYAGFDINEKLIALAEEKYPDADFRVFDIEKEELAEEFDYIILCGVFNLEVQGLDETIRNTLLKLFPHCRTGLAFNALSSHNPHRDFELHYTSPGEMLSFALSNLSPHVSLRHDRMAYDFTLFAYRERNQFPG comes from the coding sequence ATGGACGAGCTTTCGAAAGAGTACGTCATATCATTTTTCGATAAAAACCTCATGCTTCATGGCGACCGGCCCGAGGCGGTGCGGTGGTCGTCCGCAGGACAGGTCATGCACTACCGGGCGATGCTCGATATCGGCGATATCAACGGCAAGCGGGTCCTCGACTACGGCTGCGGCAAGGGCGATTTCTATCAGTTCCTCAAAGAGCAGGGGCTCCAGGTGGAGTACGCGGGCTTCGATATCAACGAGAAGCTGATCGCCCTCGCCGAGGAGAAGTATCCGGACGCGGATTTCAGGGTCTTCGATATCGAGAAGGAGGAGCTCGCCGAGGAGTTCGACTACATCATTCTCTGCGGCGTTTTCAACCTGGAGGTCCAGGGGCTCGACGAGACGATCAGGAATACGCTGCTGAAGCTCTTTCCGCACTGCCGGACCGGCCTCGCCTTCAATGCACTCTCCTCGCACAACCCGCACCGGGATTTCGAGCTGCACTACACCTCGCCGGGAGAGATGCTCTCCTTTGCACTTAGCAATCTCTCTCCCCATGTTTCCCTGAGGCACGACAGGATGGCCTATGATTTCACGCTCTTCGCGTACAGGGAGCGCAATCAGTTTCCCGGGTGA
- a CDS encoding diguanylate cyclase translates to MAEPRRDIKEKMKLLRESYLRQLPERIEEMDACCGGLKKDPGDREIAKNLHRLAHSIKGSSASFGFGEVSAAALSLDKLLKPFVETGTQLAEGLLPDILGIIDRLKSAVELMNQRHLEEAAAIVSDQIRQEIAERAERRLVFIAEGDPSLLKELSEQIHQFGYDVAVFSRFDELSDAIGEKSPSAVVLDFELPEGVRSEPATVITIRNRLGNGIPAIFISERDDITARLQAVKAGSDAYFVKPVNITDLMDKLDSLTTSRVSEPYKILIVDDEPELAAYHALILQEAGMATEIVNEPLQVFERLFEFGPDLILMDMYMPECDGMELAKTIRQMGAYFSIPIVFLSGETNIDKQLSAMRMGGDEFLTKPIKPDHLISSVAIRAERMRTIRSFMERDSLTGLLNHTRTKLQLDIAVTRARRLGAHMAFAMIDIDRFKTVNDTYGHPTGDRVITGLSRLLQQRLRKTDIIGRYGGEEFAVVLNETNAHYAKKMLDELRTIFSQIKFRHQDKEFSVTFSAGVAVYPEFEDAETIGDAADKALYEAKRSGRNRVIIAPG, encoded by the coding sequence ATGGCGGAGCCGAGGCGCGACATAAAAGAAAAAATGAAGCTCCTCCGGGAAAGCTACCTCAGGCAGCTGCCCGAGAGAATCGAAGAGATGGACGCCTGCTGCGGGGGACTGAAGAAAGACCCCGGAGACAGGGAAATAGCGAAAAACCTGCACCGCCTGGCGCATAGTATCAAAGGGTCGAGCGCCTCGTTCGGCTTCGGGGAAGTAAGCGCCGCAGCCCTGTCCCTGGACAAGCTCCTGAAGCCGTTTGTCGAGACCGGGACACAGCTTGCCGAGGGGCTCCTCCCCGACATCCTCGGCATCATTGATCGGCTGAAGAGCGCAGTCGAGCTCATGAACCAGAGACATCTGGAAGAGGCCGCTGCCATCGTCTCGGACCAGATACGCCAGGAGATCGCCGAGCGGGCGGAGAGGCGACTGGTATTCATAGCAGAGGGCGACCCCTCGCTGCTCAAAGAGCTCTCGGAGCAGATACACCAGTTCGGCTACGATGTCGCGGTGTTCAGCCGGTTCGACGAGCTCAGCGATGCGATAGGGGAAAAGAGCCCTTCCGCCGTGGTGCTCGACTTCGAGCTGCCCGAGGGGGTCCGGTCGGAGCCTGCAACGGTCATCACTATACGGAACAGGCTGGGCAACGGGATTCCCGCCATATTCATTTCGGAACGAGACGACATTACTGCCAGGCTTCAGGCCGTAAAAGCGGGCTCCGACGCCTATTTCGTAAAACCGGTGAATATCACCGACCTGATGGACAAACTCGATTCGCTCACCACGAGCAGGGTGTCCGAGCCGTATAAAATCCTGATCGTCGATGACGAGCCTGAGCTCGCCGCCTATCACGCGCTTATCCTCCAGGAAGCGGGCATGGCCACCGAAATCGTCAACGAGCCCCTGCAGGTGTTCGAACGGCTCTTCGAGTTCGGGCCGGATCTGATCCTTATGGATATGTATATGCCTGAATGCGACGGGATGGAGCTCGCCAAGACCATCCGGCAGATGGGGGCGTACTTCAGTATCCCCATTGTATTCCTTTCGGGTGAAACCAATATCGATAAGCAGCTGTCAGCCATGCGGATGGGGGGAGACGAGTTCCTGACAAAACCGATAAAGCCGGACCATCTCATCTCCTCCGTTGCCATAAGGGCCGAGCGTATGAGGACCATACGATCATTCATGGAGAGGGACAGCCTGACCGGGCTGCTGAACCACACGAGGACAAAGCTCCAGCTCGATATCGCCGTAACCCGTGCGCGGAGGCTGGGCGCGCACATGGCGTTCGCCATGATCGACATAGACCGGTTCAAGACGGTCAACGATACGTACGGCCACCCGACGGGCGACAGGGTCATCACCGGTCTGTCGCGGCTCTTGCAGCAGCGGCTCCGGAAGACCGACATCATCGGACGGTACGGGGGCGAGGAGTTCGCCGTCGTGCTCAACGAGACCAACGCCCATTACGCAAAGAAGATGCTCGACGAGCTTCGCACCATCTTCTCACAGATCAAGTTCAGGCACCAGGACAAGGAGTTTTCCGTAACCTTCAGCGCCGGTGTGGCGGTCTACCCGGAATTCGAAGACGCCGAAACCATCGGCGACGCTGCCGACAAAGCGCTGTATGAAGCCAAGCGCAGCGGGAGGAACAGGGTTATCATAGCACCGGGGTGA